The window agagagaggggggaagagagagagaggggggaagagagagagagggggaagagagagagaggggggaagagagagagaggggggaagagagagagaggggggaagagagagagaggggggaagagagagagagggggaagagagagagagaggggggaagagagagagaggggggaagagagagagaggggggaagagagagagaggggggaagagagagagagaggggaagagagaggagagagggggggagagagagagggggggagatgagagagaggggggggagagagagagggggagataaaaAGATAAAGTGAGTGTGTGGGATGGAGCGGGTCTCCGGGCCCATGGTGGGTGATTGGTGCCTCTATcgcaggctgctgctgctgctgggctgggagctgctcagacctgggtgatcAGGGCAGTGCCGATTCTGCAAATGGAAATGGGGAATTAAAAAGGCGTCTGCAGATCGAGGCCCTGAGCTcagcccccctcctctcctctcctccacgccCCGACTCCTTGCTGGGGAGCAGGACCCAcagctcggggggtgggggtggggaaagagagagggatggaCCCCTGGAGGCTCCTCGATCAAGTGAGCCACTCATTCGGCGACTGCCAGAGGGATATTTGACTGTGGGAGTCATCACCCAAATCCAGCAAGAGGTCGTTTCCAATGGCAGGCTCGGCCCTTCCCTGCTCTGGTTGACCAAGAATcgcagagggggacgggggggaagagcgcCTCAGTCACATGAAGCCGGGGCCTGGATGTACCTTTGAACACGGAAAAGTTCCACAAGTGTACTGGTTCAAACCCCTGCTCCACGGGGCAAGAGACCAGGGTCCCAGAATGGGAATGACATGCTCCTACTGccccccaccccagtcactgatGGACTGACCAAGCTCCCCCGCTCCCAGTCACTGATGGACTGATCCGCTCCAGCTCCCCCTATACCCAGTCACTGATGAACTGGCCcagctcccccccactcccagtcaCTGATGGACTGACCcagctcccccccactcccagtcaCTGATGGACAGACctggcccccacccccacccctcccagtcACTGATGGATTGGCCCGGTTTCccctgctcccagtcactgatggATTGGCCCAGTTTCccctgctcccagtcactgatggACTGACCTGACaccaccccatcccctcccctccccctaccccgctgctcccagtcactgatggATTGGCCCAGTTTCccctgctcccagtcactgatggACTGACCTGACTCCCCCCCCGCCGCTCCCTGTCAATGATGGACTGGCCGGTTTTCCCCGTTCCCAGTCACTGATGGATTGGCCCGGTTTCCCCCGCTCCCAGTCACTGATGGACTGACCTGACccgacgcgccccccccccccccccccccgctgctcccagtcactgatggATTGGCCCAGTTTCCCCTGCTCCGTCACTGATGGATTGACCtgactccccccaccgctcccagtCACTGATGGACTGGCCCAGTTTTTCCCGTTCCCAGTCACTGATGGATTGGCCCGGTTTTCCCCGCTCCCAGTCACTGATGGATTGGCCCAGTTTCccctgctcccagtcactgatggATTGGCCCAGTTTCCCCTGCTCCGTCACTGATGGATTGACCtgactccccccaccgctcccggtcACTGATGGACTGGCCCGGTTTTCCCCGTTCCCAGTCACTGATGGATTGGCCCGGATTCccctgctcccagtcactgatggATTGGCCCGGTTTCccctgctcccagtcactgatggACTGACCCGGTTTCccctgctcccagtcactgatggGATTTGCCCGGTTTCCCCCGCTCCCAGTCACTGATGGATTGGCCCGGTTTCCCCCGCTCCCAGTCACTGATGGATTGGCCCGGTTTCCCCCGCTCCCAGTCACTGATGGATTGGCCCGGTTTCccctgctcccagtcactgatggATTGGCCCGGTTTCCCCCGCTCCCAGTCACTGATGGATTGGCCCGGTTTCCCCCGCTCCCAGTCACTGATGGATTGGCCCGGTTTCCCCCGCTCCCAGTCACTGATGGATTGGCCCGGTTTCccctgctcccagtcactgatggATTGGCCCGGTTTCCCCCGCTCCCAGTCACTGATGGATTGGCCCGGTTTCCCCCGCTCCCAGTCACTGATGGATTGGCCCGGTTTCCCCCGCTCCCAGTCACTGATGGATTGGCCCGGTTTCccctgctcccagtcactgatggATTGGCCCGGTTTCCCCCGCTCCCAGTCACTGATGGATTGGCCCGGTTTCCCCCGCTCCCAGTCACTGATGGATTGGCCCGGTTTCCCCCGCTCCCAGTCACTGATGGATTGGCCCGGTTTCccctgctcccagtcactgatggATTGGCCCAGTTTCccctgctcccagtcactgatggATTGGCCCGGTTTCCCCCGCTCCCAGTCACTGATGGATTGGCCCGGTTTCCCCCGCTCCCAGTCACTGATGGATTGGCCCGGTTTCccctgctcccagtcactgatggACTGACCCGGTTTCccctgctcccagtcactgatggATTGGCCTGGTTTCCCCCGCTCCCAGTCACTGATGGATTGGCCCGGTTTCccctgctcccagtcactgatggATTGGCCCGGTTTCCCCCGCTCCCAGTCACTGATGGATTGGCCCGGTTTCCCCCGCTCCCAGTCACTGATGGACAGACCCGGCtcaccttcttcttcttcttttccTTCTTTTTCTTCTTCCGATCGGGATCATcgtctttcttcttcttcttcttcttgtgGTCGGAGTCAGAGGGAGTTTCTGTGGGCGGGAGTGGAATGAGACAGAATTAAAATGCGACGAGATAACGAGGTGGCAAACAAAACCAGGGCGGGCGGCGATTTAAACATGGCAGTGCCCCCACCACGCTCCCTCCCACCCACTTCGCGCTCTCCTCACCatacaccctcccctctccctcccacccagtcctCCTGTATCCCACAATCCATTGCCCATTACCCACCTGGTGGGACAGGGCTGACTCCTGTATCCCACAATTAACTTGCTAGTTACCCACCTGGCGGACTGACTCCTCCTGTATCCCACAATCCATTGCCCAGTTACCCACCTGGCGGACTGACTCCTCCTATATCCCACAATCCATTGCCCAGTTACCCACCTGGTGGGACAGGGCTGACTCCTCCTGTATCCCACAATCCATTGTCCAGCTACCCACCTGGCGGGACTGGGTCCTGTGTCCGGCTGTGTTTGTGCTTGTTTTTGTTCTTCTTCTTCGGAGGTTGGATATGCATCAGGCGGTATTGCTCTGGGAGctgcagagagcgaggggagaggaaCGGTTAGTGAGGCGACACTGCGCGCTGTGCACCAGATCGGCTGGAGTGTGTCCCCGGAACAGAGTTTCATCTGCTCCGCGGGGCTCAGTACCAGGACCGGGCAGGCGAATTGCTAACTCTGCACAAGGCTGGAACTGATGGCCTGGGTAAAAATGACACGTGCGAGTTCTGACATTCGTATGTCTGCACCGTGCAAGTGAGCTGCTCCTTACCGGGCCCGTGTGTAATCGGAATCCAGTGAGTAGGGTGCCAGTCAGCAGGTTAAACGAGTTGCCACAGATGGGCGGTTTCTCAATCAGGGAGCGCAGGCTGCTGTTGTCTTGGGAGCCAGGCATGTCAATCATTCCTGCATCAAACAGAGGCACATCCTGTGAGATTACgtgcaaaaggcgttcgacaaagtgccacgtaatcggcttggcagcaaagttgaagcccgtggaataaaagggacagtggcagcatggatacggaattggctcagtgacaggaaacaagagagcagtggtgaacggttgttttatacagtggtgttccccaggggtcggtctgggaccactgctttgcttgatatacattaatgacttggatacatTAATACAGGGcaccatttcaaaatttgcagatgacacaaaacttggaagtatagtgaacagtgaggagggcagtgatagacttcaggaacacatagactggtgaaatgggcggacaggtggcagatgaaatttaacacagagaagtgcaaagtgatacattttggaaagaaatataaactaaagggtacaatcctaaaggggctgcaggaacagagagacctgggggtatatgtgcacaaatcgttgaaggtggcagggcaggttgagaaagcggttaaaaagcttacgggatcctgggcttcatgaacagagacataaagtacaaaagcaaggagctataaaacactggctcggcctcaactggagtattgtgtccaattctgggccccgcactttaggatgtgaaggacttagagagggtgcagacaaaatttacgagaatggttccagcgatgagggacttcagttacgtggatagactgcggttgttctctttggaacagaggttgagaggagatttgatagaggtgttcaaaatcatgacacgCCTGGACACAGTAGATAaaatgaaaagacttgcatttatatagcgcctttcacgaccaccggacatctcaaggcgttttacagccaatcaagtacttttggagtgtagtcactgttgtcatgtgggaaagatagggagaaactgttcagTTTGGCGATAGGGtcgacaaccagaggacacagattttaaggtgaatggcaaaaagaaaaaaggcgacatgagggattaatattttacgcagcgagtggttaggatctggaatgcacggcctgaaagggtggtggaggcagactcaatcgtggctttcaaaagggagctagataagtacctgaaggaaaaaaaattgtaggtCTATGGCgatagggcggggggagtggga of the Pristiophorus japonicus isolate sPriJap1 unplaced genomic scaffold, sPriJap1.hap1 HAP1_SCAFFOLD_1442, whole genome shotgun sequence genome contains:
- the LOC139242692 gene encoding mediator of RNA polymerase II transcription subunit 19-like — translated: MEAMNTLFSPSDSAVLAAASPAMGPFAKQPAGGAGAAPAGGADETLRKTGGGGGLLNQPFYVMRELPGGTDLTGSTNLITHYNLEHAYNKFCGKKVKDKLSNFLPDLPGMIDMPGSQDNSSLRSLIEKPPICGNSFNLLTGTLLTGFRLHTGPLPEQYRLMHIQPPKKKNKNKHKHSRTQDPVPPETPSDSDHKKKKKKKDDDPDRKKKKKEKKKKKNRHCPDHPGLSSSQPSSSSSLR